Part of the Methanobacterium paludis genome is shown below.
GCCATTAAAAAGGGAGGATACCATGTTTTCTCAACGAAGGAGTACATGTCCAGGGTTAGGGGAGGTGAAAATTCAACTGAAATAAGGATATCATCAAAAAGAGTGATTTCTTACGTTGATAGGATTGATATCCTACTCTCACTAAGTAAAGGAGCGGTTCCTCATCTTGAAAATCGTATATCCTCAAAAACGGTTATAATGGGGGATGATCAGCATCTAAAATCTCTGAAGGAAGGATATGATCTCATTAAAATTCCTCTTTTAGATATGGCAAAGGAAATGGGAGGAGTTATCTTCTCAAACGTGATAGCAGCCGGGGCGATAGCATGCATTTTGAACATACCTAGATCCATATTTGAAAGTTGTATTGAGGAGATATTTGCCCGGAAAGGTGAAGGTATTGTTAAAAAAGACATAGCAGCAGGTATGAAGGGCTATGAAATTGGTAAGGAACTGGTTGATTCTGGAAGGATCAAGGTAGATATAGAAACCAATCCTAAAGTCGCTGATGAACTTCTTTTAGATGGAACAGAAGCTGTAGGTTTGGGCTGTATTGCTGGGGGCTGTAGATTCATGTCTTCATATCCTATGACTCCTTCAACACCTCTTCAAACGTTTATAGCTCAAAATTCGAAAGATTTTGACATTATATTTGAACAGGCGGAAGATGAGATAGCTGCAATTAATATGGCCATAGCCGGATTTTATGCAGGAGCCAGATCAATGGTTGCAACATCTGGAAGTGGTTTTGCACTTATGGAAGAGGGTGTAGGTCTTTCAGGTATCATAGAAACCCCTGTTGTGATATACATAGGTCAAAGGCCGGGACCTGCCGTGGGACTTCCCACCAGGACTGCCCAGGAAGACCTGAACCTTGCATTTTACTCAGGGCCTGGAGAGTTTCCAAGAGCCATATTTGCACCAGGTAACCTGGAAGATGCATTTGAACTGTCTCAAAAGGCGTTTAATCTTGCAGATCGTTGTCAGGTGCCGGTTTTCATACTTTCGGATCAGTACTTTGCAGATGTTTTTTACAACCAGTCTCCATTTGACCTTGAGGGTCTTGAAGTTGAAGATCATACCATAAAGACGGGTAAAGATTACAAACGATACAAAATAACCCAAAATGGAATATCTCCCCGTGGAATCCCTGGATTTGGTGATGGTTTGGTGATCGTTGATTCTGATGAACACGATGAGGAGGGACATTTAACAGAGGACCTGGACATCAGGGAAAAAATGGTGGATAAACGCCTCAGAAAGTTAAATGAAGTTCAAAAGGATGTGATTCCACCTGAACTTGTCGGGAACCATGATTACAGTACGTTGGTTATAGGGTGGGGTTCAACCTATGGCCCAATAAAGGAAGCTCTGGATAATCTAAAAGCAGAGGACATGAGCTTTTTATATTTCAAGCAACTCTATCCCCTACATCCATCTACAGAAAAATATCTTAAAAATGCTGAAAGAACAGTAATATTTGAGAACAATGCTCAATCACAGTTTGCGGATTTAATAAAACTTAAAACTGGATTTAATATTGAAAGCAAGGTTTTAAAGTATAACGGAATGCCATTTTCCGTTGAGGAAGTGGAAGAAAATCTCAAAGAGCTTTTGGAGGGTTAATATGGATCCTAAAATGTTTGATGTTGAAGGTGCAGATGTTGCATGGTGTCCGGGTTGCGGAGACTTTTCAATCCTAAGAGCACTGAAGGAAGTTCTGGCTGAACTGGAAATAAGTCCGCAGGAGCTGGTCTTGGTATCTGGAATAGGGCAGGCGGGTAAATTGCCCCATTACCTTAAATCGAATGTTTTCAACGGACTTCATGGTCGGTCTTTACCTGCATCAACTACAATAAAAGCTGTAAATCCTGAGCTTACCGTAATAAATGTGAGTGGAGATGGATGCACCTATGGTGAAGGAGGTAATCACTTCATCCACAACATCCGTAGGAATCCCGATATCACCAACGTAGTACACAACAACATGGTTTATGGTCTGACAAAGGGACAGGCATCTCCAACAAGTCAAAAGGAGTTCAAAACACCTTTACAGGCTGAGGGGGTAATTTCAGAACCTTTCAATCCATTATCCATTGCAATAGCCCTTGATGCGTCTTTTGTGGCCAGGGCATTTAGTGGAGATATCTCTCAGACAAAAGAAATCCTGAAAAAAGCAATAAAACATAAAGGATATGCTCTGGTGGATATATTCCAGCCATGTGTCACATTCAACAAAGTGAACACATTTCAGTGGTTTAAAAACAACACGTATTATTTGGACGAGTCCCACGACCCATATGACAGAAATCAGGCGTTTAAAAGGTCAGTAGAAACTGAAAAGTATCCTCTGGGCATATTTTATATCAATCCCAAAAGGACATTTGAAGAAAATTTAACAGTTTACAGTAAGGATAAATCACCAATGTACAAAAGAGAGTTCCACATGCCTAGGTTAAGGGAACTTATGGACTCAAAAAAATGATCCATATTTTGAGTAATTCACTGTAATGAGTATTGTAATGGTGTAAAATCTTAGAACACAAAACTGGGCTATTTAGGAGAATTTAATCTTCTGTAGATATCTGTGTATAAAGCATATCTATAAATAAAATGTTTAAACGTTTATTTAGATCCTTAAAAATCCAGATTTTGACCCTTATCACATTGGGACAAGTGGTGGTTGAACTAGCTTTCTTTTATATTGACATTTGAACTAAATATTAAGTGTTGAATATTTTTATGTTGATTAAAAGTAGCTAAGATAAGTTGGGTAGGGAAACAAAATGGACAAAATCAGGATCTTATCGTGGAACGTAAATGGAATAAGGGCCGTGCACAAAAAAGGATTTGGTGAATGGTTTAAGACAGAACAGCCGGATATTTTATGTGTTCAGGAGACAAAAGCCGTTCGAAAGCAGGTGCCCCGGGATATAAGGGAATTTGAAGGTTACCACACCTATCTATCCGAGGCTGATAGAAAGGGCTACAGTGGAGTGGCATTGTACACAAGAATAAAGCCGGAAAAGGTTGAATATGGATTTGGAATAGATAAATTCGACCTTGAAGGCAGAACATTGATTGCAGATTATGGAGATTTTGTTTTATTCAACATATACTTCCCAAACGGTAAAATGTCCCCTGAAAGGTTGCAGTACAAGATGGATTTCTACGATGCATTCATGGAATACGCAGACAAACTCAAGGATGAAGGTAAGAACATAGTCGTATGTGGAGATGTGAATACAGCTCATAAAGAAATAGATCTGGCTCGTCCAAAGGAAAACGAGAAAATTTCAGGATTTTTACCCGAAGAAAGGGCATGGATCGATGAATTTTTAAATCATGGCTACGTGGACACATTCCGGGAGTTCAACCAGGAAGAAGGCCAGTACACATGGTGGAGTTACCGTACCAGAGCCCGGGATCGAAACGTTGGGTGGAGACTTGATTATTTCTTTGTGAACGAGGAGTTTATGAATCATATCAAATCATCATTCATCCTGAAGGATGTCATGGGCTCAGATCACTGTCCTGTGGGTATTGAGGTTGTTTTAGGGGATTAAAAATTCTTATAAATTCTTTACTAAATTTGTAAAATAAATTTTGTAAAAATGTTTCAAATGAACTTAAACCTCTTAAAAAAGTACATGGCACATGTATTGGGACTAGTTTCCATTTTAATATTTTTAATTTTTACATCGATAGCTGTAGCATGTTTTCCCGGGAATTTTACACCGGTTACCAACTGGCTCAGCGACCTTGGAAATCCAAATTTTAACCCTTCTGGGGCAATTTTCTTTAACACAGGCTGTATCTTGGCAGGTACAATATTCATTCCATTTTTTACAGGGCTTTACAGGTGGCACACCGATAAAAAATGGGATAACATTATTTTAGTTTCTGCACAGATTGTAGGGTTTATTTCAGCATTTGCAATGATCATGGTCGGAATTTTTCCTGAAACCGACCCTAAGATGCATTGGATCTGGTCATCAATCCTTTTTATTACTATTTTAATATTTTTGATACTTATCAACATTTCTTTGTTTGATCATCCAAAGTTCATGAGGCCAATATTCTATTTCGGTCTGCTGGCAGTTTTGGTGGATCTCTTTTTCATAGTTATGTTCAGAATTTATACAGGTCTTCCTGCTCCTCTATTTGAATGGTTGGCAGCATTTTTTGCCATTTTTTGGATCGCAGCGTTGACATACAACATGCTAAAATTAAAGGTTTGAATTGAATTTTGAAGAGAACTTATTATTGATTAAAATTTGAAATTGGTTAACTGAAATAGTGATTTTCAACTTCCTGAAAACCATTCCAAAATAATACTTAAAAATTTATTTTACGAGAAATATAAATTTAAAAGGTTTTATGAGATGTTAACCAACCAGTTAATTAACATTCATGAATTTGATTTGATCTTTCTGATTTGATCAAACATTTAAAGACTTTATTAATACATGGAATTTTAAAAGAAATCTTATAGAGGGTTTTTATGAGTTACAGAGGAGCTTCAAAACAATTTTTAGATTCACAAGACATATCAATTGGAGATAAAATCAGAATAACCAAAAAGGACGTATCCTATGAGGGGATGGTTCTTGAAAGGGCAGAAGATGCTGATGAAAAGCATATCGTCTTGAAACTTGCAAGTGGCTACAACGTAGGATTGGACATACTGGATGCAGAGGCGAAACTTCTGGAGAAGGGTGAGAAACCTAAAATAGAACTTCAACCACTTGAAATAGAAAAAGATGGTAAAAAACGGGATATATCCATAATATCAACCGGAGGGACGGTTGCATCTATTATAGACTATAAAACAGGGGCTGTGCACCCTGCATTTACAGCTGATGATCTTTTACGTGCCACACCAGAGCTTTTGGAACATGCGAACATAAATGGGGAAGCTATTTTAAACATCCTGAGCGAGAACATGAAACCTGATTACTGGATTAAAGCAGCGCGTTCCATAGCAGATGAAATTAATAACGGTGCTTATGGTGTTGTGGTGGCTCATGGTACAGACACCATGCATTACACCTCTGCGGCCTTGAGTTTCATCTTGGACACACCTGTTCCTGTGGTTTTGACAGGTGCCCAGAGGAGTTCAGACAGGCCATCATCTGATGCATTTTTAAACCTTATGGGGTCTGTTACAGCCGCTAAATCGGACATAGCTGAAGTTATGGTGTGTATGCATGCCACGGAGGATGATTCTTACTGCTACCTTCACCGTGGTACCAAGGTCAGGAAGATGCACACGTCCCGAAGGGACACTTTCCGCAGTATAAACACCCAGCCCATTGCAAAGGTTCGCAACGGCAATATAACAATTCTCGATGAAAATCAAGAATACAAAAAGCGTGAAAATGGAGAAGTGAAGCTTCAAGATAATTTAGAACCTAAAGTAGCATTTATAAAAAGTTATCCTGGAATTTCGGGGGAAATTATTGATTATCATATTGATAAAGGTTACAAAGGAATCGTTATAGAGGGAACAGGTCTGGGGCACTGTCCAGATTATTTGATACCTGCGGTTAATAGGGCAACAGACAGTGGAATTCCTGTGGTTATGGGTTCCCAGTGCTTGTACGGTAGGGTGAACATGAACGTTTATAGTACAGGTAGGGAACTTGTATCAGCTGGTGTTATATCTGCCCTGGACATGCTGCCTGAAACTGCATACGTCAAGCTTGTGTGGACTCTAGGACAGACTGACAACATGGAAGAAGTGAGAAAAATCATGCAGACCAACCTGAAAGGTGAGATTGGAGCTAAATCATCCCAAAAATTCTTTTGATATGATATCAAGCATTCTAATTTAATTCCCTATGATGATTAAATATAGATTGAATATATGATTATTGATTTAAGTTATTTGAATCTCATTGAATCGTAAAAAGTGAGTAGGGAATTAATAAAGGTTATGCACAGGGATTATACACAAATACATTAAATTCTTAATGATCAACGATTTAACAAGTTTAAAGATCATTTAAACCAAGTTGAACTATTACAAAATACATTAAATAGCGGTGATAGGATGGATTATGATAAATTAGGTCTTAAAATGGGTCTTGAGGTACATCAACAACTCAATACAGATGAAAAACTTTTCTGTCCATGTTCGTGTGAACTTACAGACAAAAAACCGGATTATAAAGTTTTAAGGAACCTTAGACCAACACAGAGTGAGCTTGGAAAGGTAGATAGGGCTGCCTTTGAAGAGTCAAGAAGGAAATTACAGTTTATCTATGAAGCGTACAAAAATGAAACGTGTCTTGTTGAGGTTGATGAGGAACCTCCTCACCCTTTAAATAAGGAAGCCGTTAAAATATCTCTCATAGTTGCATCACTTCTCAACATGAACGTTGTTGATGAATTACACACCATGAGAAAACAGGTCATAGATGGGAGTAACACAGGAGGTTTCCAAAGGACTGGTCTTGTTGCAACCAATGGTTACATGGACACAGAGTATGGAAGGGTTATAATAGAAAATCTGTGCCTGGAAGAGGATGCAGCAAGGCGTATAGGTCAAAAAAAGGGAAATGTAGTCTTCAGACTCGACAGACTCGGTATTCCTCTAGTTGAGATAACCACTGACCCATCTATGAAGCACCCTGATCAGGTTAAGGAAGTTGCATACCAGATAGGTCAAGTTCTCCGGAGTACAAAGGTTAAAAGGGGACTTGGAACAATAAGACAGGACCTTAACATATCCATACGTGAAGGAGCCCGTGTGGAACTAAAAGGAGTTCAAGATCTAGATTTAATGGCTCAAATGGTTGAAAACGAGGTAAAAAGGCAGATAAATCTCCTTGAAATAATGAAAGAACTTCAAAAAAGAGATGCCCATGTTGATGACACAATATACGATGTAAAGGATTTGTTCAAGCAGACAGAGTCTAAAATAATAGCAAAAGCCCTAAAAGATGGCTCAGTTCTTGCAATAAAACTAAATGGATTTGCAGGTTTAATTGGGAAAGAAGTCCAGCCCAGCAGAAGGTTCGGAACTGAACTTGCAGGTTACGCCAAAAAAATGGGAGTTTCGGGTATATTCCACACAGATGAGCTTCCAGCCTATGGTATAACCCAAAAAGAGGTTGATACAGTTTTAGAATTTGTTAAAGCAGGTGAAGAGGATGCATTTGTACTGGTTGCAGATGATGATGAAAAGGCAAGAAATGCTCTGCTTGAGGTTTTAAGAAGGGCCAAAACAGCCATCATCGAGATCCCGGAAGAGACCAGAAAAGCCTTGGAAAATGCTAACAGCGAGTACCTCCGGCCACTGCCAACTGCAAGCCGTATGTACGTTGAAACGGACATACCAACTACGGTAATATCCCGAGATTACCTTGAGAACATAAAAAACAACTTACCAGAGCTTCCAGATGAAAAAAAGGCCAGAATAATCCAGCAATACAACTTGAGCGAGGATCTTGCACATCAACTTGTCAGAAGGAACAGGGCTGGTGACTTCGAGGAGATCATGGCATCTTCCAATCTGGACTCAACAACGGTAGCATCAACCTTTGCCTACACTATTAAAGAGCTTAAAAGGGACGGAAAGGACATTTTAAAACTGACGACTGACTGTTTAAAGGAAACCTTTGCCCTTGTTGAAAAGGGTAAGATCACAAAAGAAGCAGTTCAGGAGGTTCTTGTGGGTGTCTGTGACGGTGAAAAGTCTCCAGAACAAGCAGCAAAGGATTTGAACCTTACGATGTTGTCTGAAGAAGATGTTGAATCAGTAATCGATGATATAATTTCTTCAAACAGTAAAATGGTTGAAGAAAGGGGAATGGGTGCAATGGGTGCTCTTATGGGTAAAGCCATGGCCAAACTCAAGGGAAAAGCTGACGGCAAACTTGTGAATAAACTTTTGAGGGATAAACTACAGAATAAATAAAGATAAATAAAATTATAATTAAAAAATATCTAGAAAAAAAATTCCTTATTTATTCAACCTGTAAGGTGATTGTATGGAACAATATGATATTGTAATAGCAGGTGCAGGACCTGCAGGGCTTACTGCGGGGATATATGCTGGAAGAGAAGGTTTAAAAGCAATTATTTTGGAAAAGGCTCTTAAAGGAGGCATGGGAAATGTTGCCCCTCTAGTTTTAAACTTCCCTGGATTTAAATCCATAACTGGCCTTGAACTTTTAAAGAGAATAGGAGACCATGCATCGGGTTACATGGACATAAAAGAGTCTGAAGAAATCCAGAAAGTTGAAAAAATGGATGGAAAGATAATGGTAACCACGAATAAGAATGAATATGCTGCAAAATCTCTTATAATATCAACAGGAACCAAATACAGAGAGTTAGGAGTACCGGGTGAGCAGGAATTTATTGGAAAGGGCATATCCTACTGTTCAATATGTGACGGCATGTTCTTCAGGGGTAAAGAGGTTCTCGTGGTTGGGGGAGGAAACTCCGCAGCTGAACACGCCCTCCACCTCAATGACATAGGATGTAAAGTTAAAATGGTACATAGAAGGGATGAACTGAGGGCTCAAAAATATCTTCAGGATAAAATCAAAAAAGAAGGCATTCCAATCGTCTGGAATTCTGTTGTAAAAGAAATAAAGGGTGATACGTTCCTTAAAAGTGTTGTGATCTACGATCGTGTTAGAGATGTTGAGGAAGAACTTGATATCGCGGGAATGTTCATAGCAGTCGGAGAAATACCTTCAAGCCAACTTGCAGGACCGATAGGGGTTGAAATTGACAGAGGTGGTTATATAATCACAGATAAGGACCAGAAAACCAATGTGCCTCATGTATATGCTGCAGGTGATGTTACAGGTGGTTTGAAACAGATAATTGTGGCCTGCGCAGAGGGGGCAGTGGCTGCTGAATCTGCTTACAACGACATTAAAATGGAAGAGTAAAAAAGAGTAAAAAAATATCTTTTAGAAATATTTTGAAAGTTTTTATCATCAAAATTTGAAGTTTTTATATTATCAAAAAAAGTATTCAAAAAAAATTTTCAAAAAAATAGAATTAAAAAGCAATAAATTAAATGAATAAAATTTAAATGTTATTTTAGAGGTTATTTTATGGCTGTTGTGAGATTTGGCCCTGCAGGTAAACCCATTGATTACAAGGGCAAAACTAATGATGTATGCACTTATATAAATGCAGAAAGACTCGATGCCTATGAATATCAGGCAACTTATGGCGTTAAAATATCAAAACAATCTGCAATAGAACTCAAAAAAAACTCGAAGGACAATGATGTCCTGGTTTCAATGCATGCGCCCTATTACATTAACCTGTCATCTAACAAGGCTGATGTAATTGAAAGATCGGTTAAACGGCTTGTTCAGGCCGCTAAAGCATCAGAATGGATGGGAGCATACCGCACAGTATTTCACCCGGGTTTTTACACCACTTACACTCCAGAAGAAGCAATGAAGTGCTGTAAAAAAGCAATTACTGAGATCCAGGATGAACTTGAGGCTCAGAGTGTTAATGAGTATACCTTCGCACCGGAAACAACTGGTAAAAAATCCCAGCTGGGTAACCTTGATGAGATAATAGAAATATGCGGTTCATTTGAACATTTTGCACCGACCGTGGACTTTGCCCATGTTCATGCCAGATCTGGAGGTTCTATCAAAGATAAAAATGCTTATAACAAAATATTCCAGAAGTTAGAGGATGAACTGGGACTAAAGTCATTACATTCCCATTTTACAAGGATAGAGTACACAGATGCCGGTGAAAGAAAACATCATACACTTGCTGAGGATAGTTACGGACCGCCTCTTGAACCTCTGCTTGAAGAAATTGTTGATTGCGGTTGGGATGTGACTGTAATCTGTGAAACCCCCTTTTTAGACCATGATGCCATTAAGATGAAGGTTTTGTACGAAGATATCCTGAAAATTAAATGAACTTTATGGAATTCTGAAATTAAAGAACTTTGATGGAGTTGGATGTAATTTATTTTTTTCGATTCATGGAACCTTTTTTGAAGAGAGTTTTCCACTGTTTTTTTCGCTGGTCGTCCCGAATTTTTAAAATGTAATAAATGGAACCCTTTCTTTTTTTCTCCTTAATCACTGAGAGTTCTTCCAGTTTTTGGAGTTGATTAACTGATTCATGCTTTGTTGTTCCCAGTAATTTTTGGGTTTCTTCTAGGGTTATTTTCCCATATTCATGCAAGAAAGTTATAATCCGTATTTGGTTCATTTTTATCTGCTTTTCTCTTATATGGTCCTTTTTAAGGGTTGGTTGGTTGTTTGAAGCTACTGGAACATTTATTAGTTTTGAGATCTCGTCTCTAACCTTTGATAGTGACACATTGATTCCATCTGTGAAATATTCCATCCATTTCGTCAGGCCGTTTGGATCTCCAAAACTCAAATTTAAAGCGTTTAAATAGGCTTTTTTGTCCGCTTCGTAGTACTGCTCCAATGGAAAATATTTTTCCGGATCAAAAAGTCTTAAATATAAAATTAACTCTGTTAAAGCTCTTGCAGTCCTGCTGTTACCTTCTTTGAATGGCTGGATCCTCACAAGTTCATAATGTGCAGTTCCTGCAACAGTTATTGGAGAGATTTCAGTGGAGTTATTATTGATCCATTTAAGAAGTTCTTCCATTAATCTAGGGATATGTTCCGGGGATGGAGGTCTATATTCAATATGATCTTTTTTGAAATTTGCATCGTTCACATGAACGTTACGATAATGTTTCTTATGAGGTATTCCATTCGGTGTCTTTTTAGTTATTTCACTGTTCATTTCCAAAAGCAGTTCTTCTGTGATTTTCCCATTTTCCTGATACCTCTCGATCCCCTTCAAAACGTTGAGGTAGTTAAGTACTTCCTGTTCTTCTTTGTTTTCTGTAACTTCTGGCCTGTCTAAAATCCTATTTACTTCGGCAATTGTTAAAGTGTTCCCTTCAACTGCTGTAGAAGCATGAGATGATTTAATAAGGGCATTTCTCTTTAAAAAACTATTAATTTCAGGTTTAATTGCTGCATTAAGGATGATGCCTCGCACTAACTCAATTTCGGCTATATTATCAATGGTTTTATTAGTATACGTGAAGTTGGGTATGTACATCAAGTTACCTTATTATTCTGCATAATTTATATGATTTTGCGATTATTTGTTTGGGCTTTGATTATTGAAGTGATCAAAAAAGATATTTATCCTGTTTAATTTAAATTTAAGTGGTTTAAACTCTTCAAATGTAAAAAGAATAAATATTTGGATGTTTTTTAATTTTTTTATTTATTTTCCCAGTTTTCCTTCTATGAATATGCAATTAATTACTCCCTGATCTATCAAAGAAAAACTTTTATCCATCAGTGTATAAACTATAATTAAAATAAGATCATCATCACATAAAAGAAATAAAATCAATCAAATAAGATCAGATTGATTAAGTCAAATTGATTAATATTATTCGAAACATAAAATTTTCGATTTAACAACAAAGTTGGTAGGTATTCCTAGTGAAACTAAACAATATAGTTCCTGATCAAGTTGTATCAGATAAAAAAATATTAAAAAATGTAACTGAACCGGATAAAGAATCTAAACTGGTTGTACTCCAGTCGGTAGGTTATCCTTTCTTATGCAATCTCGTTGAGAATCCTAAAATAGAAATATTCGACAAAGAACTTTTTGAGCTCTATGCAAAAGAACAATGGGAAGGATACACGGCAAAAGAAGGCTCTTTTCTTTTTGATCAGAAATTATTGCCTGATTATGCCTTTAAAATAATAAAAGCACATCCAGATAATTCTAAAATAACTGATAATACTTCAATACTCCTCATGGAAGTTCAAGAATCCCGTGAGATTAAAAAAATAGAAAGCAACGTTCGAATGGAAGATGTCATAGGGCAGGAACGTGCAAAGACCAAATGTAAGGTAATAATAAAATATTTACAGGATCCAGCTAGTTTTAGAGATTGGGCTCCAAAAAATGTTTTGTTCCATGGAACTCCCGGAACAGGAAAGACAATGCTTGCAAAATCCCTCTCAAACGAACTTCAAGTGCCGTTGTTCCTTGTGAAGGCCACGAGTCTCATAGGAGAACATGTTGGTGATGGTTCGAGGCAGATACACGATCTTTTTGAGGAGGCATCAGCTTTATCTCCCGCAGTGATATTTATAGATGAGATAGATGCCATAGGCCTTGACAGGAAATACCAGTCACTTCGTGGGGATGTTTCAGAGGTTGTAAACGCTCTTTTAACTGAAATGGATGGTA
Proteins encoded:
- the gatD gene encoding Glu-tRNA(Gln) amidotransferase subunit GatD, which produces MSYRGASKQFLDSQDISIGDKIRITKKDVSYEGMVLERAEDADEKHIVLKLASGYNVGLDILDAEAKLLEKGEKPKIELQPLEIEKDGKKRDISIISTGGTVASIIDYKTGAVHPAFTADDLLRATPELLEHANINGEAILNILSENMKPDYWIKAARSIADEINNGAYGVVVAHGTDTMHYTSAALSFILDTPVPVVLTGAQRSSDRPSSDAFLNLMGSVTAAKSDIAEVMVCMHATEDDSYCYLHRGTKVRKMHTSRRDTFRSINTQPIAKVRNGNITILDENQEYKKRENGEVKLQDNLEPKVAFIKSYPGISGEIIDYHIDKGYKGIVIEGTGLGHCPDYLIPAVNRATDSGIPVVMGSQCLYGRVNMNVYSTGRELVSAGVISALDMLPETAYVKLVWTLGQTDNMEEVRKIMQTNLKGEIGAKSSQKFF
- a CDS encoding thiamine pyrophosphate-dependent enzyme, with product MDPKMFDVEGADVAWCPGCGDFSILRALKEVLAELEISPQELVLVSGIGQAGKLPHYLKSNVFNGLHGRSLPASTTIKAVNPELTVINVSGDGCTYGEGGNHFIHNIRRNPDITNVVHNNMVYGLTKGQASPTSQKEFKTPLQAEGVISEPFNPLSIAIALDASFVARAFSGDISQTKEILKKAIKHKGYALVDIFQPCVTFNKVNTFQWFKNNTYYLDESHDPYDRNQAFKRSVETEKYPLGIFYINPKRTFEENLTVYSKDKSPMYKREFHMPRLRELMDSKK
- the gatE gene encoding Glu-tRNA(Gln) amidotransferase subunit GatE, producing the protein MDYDKLGLKMGLEVHQQLNTDEKLFCPCSCELTDKKPDYKVLRNLRPTQSELGKVDRAAFEESRRKLQFIYEAYKNETCLVEVDEEPPHPLNKEAVKISLIVASLLNMNVVDELHTMRKQVIDGSNTGGFQRTGLVATNGYMDTEYGRVIIENLCLEEDAARRIGQKKGNVVFRLDRLGIPLVEITTDPSMKHPDQVKEVAYQIGQVLRSTKVKRGLGTIRQDLNISIREGARVELKGVQDLDLMAQMVENEVKRQINLLEIMKELQKRDAHVDDTIYDVKDLFKQTESKIIAKALKDGSVLAIKLNGFAGLIGKEVQPSRRFGTELAGYAKKMGVSGIFHTDELPAYGITQKEVDTVLEFVKAGEEDAFVLVADDDEKARNALLEVLRRAKTAIIEIPEETRKALENANSEYLRPLPTASRMYVETDIPTTVISRDYLENIKNNLPELPDEKKARIIQQYNLSEDLAHQLVRRNRAGDFEEIMASSNLDSTTVASTFAYTIKELKRDGKDILKLTTDCLKETFALVEKGKITKEAVQEVLVGVCDGEKSPEQAAKDLNLTMLSEEDVESVIDDIISSNSKMVEERGMGAMGALMGKAMAKLKGKADGKLVNKLLRDKLQNK
- a CDS encoding NAD(P)/FAD-dependent oxidoreductase; translation: MEQYDIVIAGAGPAGLTAGIYAGREGLKAIILEKALKGGMGNVAPLVLNFPGFKSITGLELLKRIGDHASGYMDIKESEEIQKVEKMDGKIMVTTNKNEYAAKSLIISTGTKYRELGVPGEQEFIGKGISYCSICDGMFFRGKEVLVVGGGNSAAEHALHLNDIGCKVKMVHRRDELRAQKYLQDKIKKEGIPIVWNSVVKEIKGDTFLKSVVIYDRVRDVEEELDIAGMFIAVGEIPSSQLAGPIGVEIDRGGYIITDKDQKTNVPHVYAAGDVTGGLKQIIVACAEGAVAAESAYNDIKMEE
- a CDS encoding exodeoxyribonuclease III; translated protein: MDKIRILSWNVNGIRAVHKKGFGEWFKTEQPDILCVQETKAVRKQVPRDIREFEGYHTYLSEADRKGYSGVALYTRIKPEKVEYGFGIDKFDLEGRTLIADYGDFVLFNIYFPNGKMSPERLQYKMDFYDAFMEYADKLKDEGKNIVVCGDVNTAHKEIDLARPKENEKISGFLPEERAWIDEFLNHGYVDTFREFNQEEGQYTWWSYRTRARDRNVGWRLDYFFVNEEFMNHIKSSFILKDVMGSDHCPVGIEVVLGD
- a CDS encoding DUF998 domain-containing protein; its protein translation is MNLNLLKKYMAHVLGLVSILIFLIFTSIAVACFPGNFTPVTNWLSDLGNPNFNPSGAIFFNTGCILAGTIFIPFFTGLYRWHTDKKWDNIILVSAQIVGFISAFAMIMVGIFPETDPKMHWIWSSILFITILIFLILINISLFDHPKFMRPIFYFGLLAVLVDLFFIVMFRIYTGLPAPLFEWLAAFFAIFWIAALTYNMLKLKV
- a CDS encoding 2-oxoacid:acceptor oxidoreductase subunit alpha, whose protein sequence is MSFDSFKEDVSIVLCGEAGQGIQTVESILVHAIKKGGYHVFSTKEYMSRVRGGENSTEIRISSKRVISYVDRIDILLSLSKGAVPHLENRISSKTVIMGDDQHLKSLKEGYDLIKIPLLDMAKEMGGVIFSNVIAAGAIACILNIPRSIFESCIEEIFARKGEGIVKKDIAAGMKGYEIGKELVDSGRIKVDIETNPKVADELLLDGTEAVGLGCIAGGCRFMSSYPMTPSTPLQTFIAQNSKDFDIIFEQAEDEIAAINMAIAGFYAGARSMVATSGSGFALMEEGVGLSGIIETPVVIYIGQRPGPAVGLPTRTAQEDLNLAFYSGPGEFPRAIFAPGNLEDAFELSQKAFNLADRCQVPVFILSDQYFADVFYNQSPFDLEGLEVEDHTIKTGKDYKRYKITQNGISPRGIPGFGDGLVIVDSDEHDEEGHLTEDLDIREKMVDKRLRKLNEVQKDVIPPELVGNHDYSTLVIGWGSTYGPIKEALDNLKAEDMSFLYFKQLYPLHPSTEKYLKNAERTVIFENNAQSQFADLIKLKTGFNIESKVLKYNGMPFSVEEVEENLKELLEG
- a CDS encoding TIM barrel protein; the protein is MAVVRFGPAGKPIDYKGKTNDVCTYINAERLDAYEYQATYGVKISKQSAIELKKNSKDNDVLVSMHAPYYINLSSNKADVIERSVKRLVQAAKASEWMGAYRTVFHPGFYTTYTPEEAMKCCKKAITEIQDELEAQSVNEYTFAPETTGKKSQLGNLDEIIEICGSFEHFAPTVDFAHVHARSGGSIKDKNAYNKIFQKLEDELGLKSLHSHFTRIEYTDAGERKHHTLAEDSYGPPLEPLLEEIVDCGWDVTVICETPFLDHDAIKMKVLYEDILKIK